Proteins encoded in a region of the Agromyces protaetiae genome:
- the fgd gene encoding glucose-6-phosphate dehydrogenase (coenzyme-F420), producing MTLTLGYKASAEQFAPRELVELSVAAEAHGFESVAVSDHFQPWRHQGGHAPFSLAWIAAVGERTSTIRIGTSVMTPTFRYNPAVIAQAFATLGCLYPGRIMLGVGSGEALNEIATGFRGAGEQNWPEFRERFGRLRESIRLMRELWSGDRVSFDGEYYSTHDASIYDRPEGGVPIYIAAGGPTVAKYAGRAGDGFICTSGKGMELYTEQLLPAVKEGAEASGRALTDVDRMIEIKLSYEETEEAALENTRFWSPLSLSKEQKHDITDPVEMERAADALPIEQIAKRWIVGTEPDRVVAEIAKYVDAGFNHLVFHAPGNDQRRFMALFERDLAPRLRALG from the coding sequence ATGACCCTCACGCTCGGGTACAAGGCCTCCGCGGAGCAGTTCGCTCCCCGGGAGCTCGTCGAGCTCTCGGTGGCCGCCGAGGCACACGGCTTCGAATCCGTCGCGGTGAGCGACCATTTCCAGCCCTGGCGACATCAGGGCGGGCATGCGCCGTTCTCCCTGGCCTGGATCGCGGCGGTCGGCGAGCGCACCTCGACCATCCGGATCGGCACCTCGGTGATGACGCCGACGTTCCGCTACAACCCCGCGGTCATCGCGCAGGCGTTCGCGACGCTCGGATGCCTGTACCCGGGCCGGATCATGCTCGGGGTCGGCTCCGGTGAAGCGCTCAACGAGATCGCGACGGGGTTCCGCGGCGCGGGCGAGCAGAACTGGCCTGAGTTCCGCGAGCGGTTCGGTCGCTTGCGGGAGTCGATCCGGCTCATGCGCGAACTCTGGTCGGGCGACCGTGTGAGCTTCGACGGCGAGTACTACTCCACGCACGACGCGTCGATCTACGACCGGCCGGAGGGTGGCGTGCCGATCTACATCGCGGCCGGAGGGCCGACCGTCGCGAAGTACGCGGGCCGCGCCGGCGACGGCTTCATCTGCACGTCGGGCAAGGGCATGGAGCTCTACACCGAGCAGCTCCTGCCTGCGGTGAAGGAAGGGGCCGAGGCATCCGGCCGCGCCCTCACCGACGTCGACCGCATGATCGAGATCAAGCTCTCGTACGAAGAGACGGAGGAGGCCGCGCTCGAGAACACCCGTTTCTGGTCGCCGCTGTCGCTCTCGAAGGAGCAGAAGCACGACATCACCGACCCGGTCGAGATGGAGCGCGCGGCCGATGCGCTGCCGATCGAGCAGATCGCCAAGCGCTGGATCGTCGGCACCGAGCCCGACCGGGTGGTCGCCGAGATCGCGAAGTATGTGGACGCCGGCTTCAACCATCTCGTGTTCCACGCGCCGGGGAACGATCAACGCCGGTTCATGGCGCTGTTCGAACGGGATCTCGCGCCGCGGCTGCGCGCGCTCGGCTGA
- the cofC gene encoding 2-phospho-L-lactate guanylyltransferase: MTAASGSGRRMNRWTLVIPVKALATAKSRLAPTVSPTARLALARAFALDTIETARAARSIDRILVVTGDADLHTHLADGVEVLHEVPGAGLASAIETGIAAARSGSDIAVAVMLGDLPAIRADGLDSALAAAARYPLAFVRDADGTGTTLATARAGEPFAPAFGDGSAARHLGAGFTDLVTVERPAIVPGVRADVDTLDALEQALRLGVGSRTAEAVTALAEGVRSHRLTIARNRKVRP, encoded by the coding sequence ATGACGGCCGCGAGTGGGAGCGGCCGACGCATGAACCGCTGGACACTGGTGATCCCGGTCAAGGCCCTCGCGACGGCCAAGTCGCGGCTCGCGCCGACCGTGTCGCCGACCGCGCGCCTCGCGCTGGCTCGAGCGTTCGCCCTCGACACCATCGAGACGGCGCGCGCCGCGCGGAGCATCGACAGGATTCTCGTCGTGACGGGCGACGCCGACCTCCATACGCACCTCGCCGACGGCGTCGAGGTGCTGCACGAGGTACCCGGCGCGGGGCTCGCCTCCGCGATCGAGACCGGCATCGCCGCGGCCCGCAGCGGGAGCGACATCGCCGTCGCCGTCATGCTCGGCGATCTCCCGGCGATACGAGCCGACGGGCTCGATTCGGCGCTCGCCGCCGCAGCGCGGTATCCGCTCGCGTTCGTGCGCGATGCCGACGGCACGGGCACGACCCTCGCGACCGCGCGCGCCGGGGAGCCGTTCGCGCCGGCGTTCGGCGACGGATCCGCCGCGCGGCACCTCGGCGCGGGCTTCACCGATCTCGTGACGGTGGAACGCCCTGCGATCGTCCCGGGTGTGCGCGCGGACGTCGACACACTCGACGCACTCGAGCAGGCGCTGCGCCTCGGCGTCGGGTCACGCACGGCTGAAGCCGTCACGGCGCTCGCCGAGGGTGTGCGTTCCCACAGGCTGACCATCGCCCGCAACAGAAAGGTACGACCATGA
- a CDS encoding TIGR03557 family F420-dependent LLM class oxidoreductase: MLEQFTPSEAVALAELAEQHGFSGVMATDHFQPWLPQHGQSAHVWSVLGALGARTQGDFGPGAATPTFRTHPAVVAQASATLAAMYPGRHWLGIGSGEALNEHVVGGYWPEAPERINRMFEAIHMIRKLFVASLAGRDVRHAGPAFRLESARLWTMPVTPPEILVATAGPVTARRAGKVADGLITSNGPVDRLDEVLTRFRDGAREAGRDSATMPKVLQLHLSWAATDEEAMRNAIAEWPVAGMRMGRGDIRSPFEFAQLARTVRPADFEGRMVVSADPDRHRAEIQRHLDLGFDRVYLHNTSRNQADWLEVFGREVLPRLRA; encoded by the coding sequence ATGCTCGAGCAGTTCACCCCGTCAGAGGCGGTCGCGCTCGCCGAGCTCGCCGAGCAGCACGGGTTCTCCGGGGTCATGGCGACCGATCATTTCCAGCCGTGGCTGCCGCAGCATGGACAGTCCGCGCACGTCTGGAGCGTGCTCGGCGCGCTGGGTGCACGCACGCAGGGCGACTTCGGGCCGGGTGCCGCGACGCCGACCTTTCGTACCCACCCCGCCGTCGTCGCCCAGGCCAGCGCGACGCTCGCCGCCATGTACCCGGGCCGTCACTGGCTCGGTATCGGCTCAGGCGAGGCGCTCAACGAGCACGTCGTGGGCGGCTACTGGCCTGAGGCGCCTGAGCGCATCAACCGCATGTTCGAAGCGATTCACATGATCCGGAAGCTCTTCGTGGCCTCCCTCGCCGGACGGGATGTGCGGCATGCCGGCCCGGCCTTCAGGCTCGAATCCGCACGCCTCTGGACGATGCCGGTCACGCCCCCGGAGATCCTGGTCGCCACGGCGGGCCCCGTCACGGCGCGGCGGGCGGGGAAGGTGGCCGACGGGCTGATCACGTCGAACGGGCCCGTCGATCGGCTCGACGAGGTGCTGACGCGGTTCCGCGACGGTGCCCGTGAAGCCGGTCGGGACTCGGCCACGATGCCGAAGGTGCTGCAGCTCCACCTCTCGTGGGCGGCGACCGACGAAGAGGCGATGCGGAACGCGATCGCCGAGTGGCCGGTCGCGGGTATGCGCATGGGGCGCGGCGACATCCGCTCACCGTTCGAGTTCGCGCAGCTCGCGCGCACGGTGCGGCCCGCGGATTTCGAGGGCCGCATGGTCGTCTCGGCCGACCCGGACCGTCACCGGGCCGAGATCCAGCGCCACCTCGACCTCGGCTTCGACCGCGTCTACCTGCACAACACGAGTCGCAACCAGGCGGACTGGCTCGAGGTGTTCGGCCGTGAAGTGCTTCCGAGGCTGAGGGCATGA
- a CDS encoding DeoR/GlpR family DNA-binding transcription regulator, protein MSTLIPEQRRRVLEEILHSEGVVITRDVAVKLGVSAITVRRDLAELERAGVASAVSGGARLASGRRPPEARGERAILETEEKWAIAAAAADLIEDGMAIYLDAGTTCEAIARNLRGRSRLTVVTSDFSTAVALMGDPGVRTIHTGGEIDPASGSSAGLFAASTARRINTDLCFLSTGAWDLRRGVSTTSADKVAVKIAAVESAARCVLVAGSSKYGVSERYHVAPLAMLEQVITDDRLGTAARSELEAAKLEITFARPAGAKGHGVRARADSGVDEAGSE, encoded by the coding sequence ATGTCCACGCTGATTCCCGAGCAACGCCGACGCGTCCTGGAGGAGATCCTGCACTCGGAGGGCGTCGTGATCACTCGCGATGTGGCGGTGAAGCTCGGCGTCTCCGCGATCACCGTCCGACGCGACCTCGCCGAGCTGGAGCGTGCGGGAGTCGCATCCGCGGTGAGCGGCGGCGCGAGGCTGGCCTCTGGGCGGAGACCGCCGGAGGCCCGTGGTGAGCGGGCGATCCTCGAGACCGAGGAGAAGTGGGCCATCGCGGCCGCCGCCGCCGACCTGATCGAGGACGGCATGGCGATCTATCTCGATGCCGGGACGACGTGCGAGGCGATCGCGAGGAACCTCCGCGGCCGGTCGCGACTCACCGTGGTCACCTCGGACTTCTCGACGGCCGTGGCGCTGATGGGCGACCCCGGTGTGCGTACGATCCACACGGGCGGCGAGATCGACCCCGCGAGCGGCTCCAGCGCCGGCCTGTTCGCCGCGTCCACGGCGAGACGGATCAACACCGACCTCTGCTTCTTGAGCACCGGGGCGTGGGACCTGCGGCGAGGCGTATCCACCACGTCGGCGGACAAGGTCGCGGTCAAGATCGCGGCGGTCGAGTCGGCCGCGCGCTGCGTCCTGGTGGCGGGCAGCTCGAAGTACGGGGTCAGCGAGCGCTACCACGTCGCGCCGCTCGCCATGCTCGAGCAGGTGATCACCGACGACCGCTTGGGGACCGCCGCCCGGAGCGAGCTCGAGGCGGCGAAGCTCGAGATCACGTTCGCCCGACCGGCGGGCGCGAAGGGGCACGGTGTGCGCGCGCGAGCCGATTCCGGGGTGGACGAGGCGGGGTCCGAGTGA
- a CDS encoding bifunctional 4-hydroxy-2-oxoglutarate aldolase/2-dehydro-3-deoxy-phosphogluconate aldolase: MFTKLERLKTIDDTGVVLIVRLDDPEEAYSVAEAAIEGGIRALEITYSVPGALGLIERLASRHRHEGVVIGAGTVLDGQAAFAAIQAGAELLVSPQLNPEMLATAQRYQAVSMSGAFTPTEIVDSVTAGADIVKLFPAEFVGPAYVKTVLAPLAGVPIAPAGGVTEANVAEWFEAGVCSVGVGSAITKAARGTGDYTRVVDAARGFLAAVAQARA, from the coding sequence ATGTTCACCAAACTGGAACGCCTGAAGACCATCGACGACACCGGGGTCGTCCTCATCGTCCGCCTCGATGACCCGGAGGAGGCGTATTCGGTCGCCGAGGCCGCCATCGAGGGCGGCATCCGCGCCCTCGAGATCACATACTCGGTCCCGGGCGCGCTCGGCCTGATCGAGCGGCTCGCATCCCGCCACCGTCATGAGGGCGTCGTGATCGGCGCTGGGACCGTGCTCGACGGCCAGGCGGCCTTCGCGGCGATCCAGGCCGGGGCCGAGCTCCTGGTCAGCCCGCAGCTGAACCCCGAGATGCTCGCGACCGCGCAGCGGTACCAGGCGGTGAGCATGAGCGGCGCGTTCACGCCGACGGAGATCGTCGACTCGGTGACCGCAGGCGCGGACATCGTGAAGCTGTTCCCGGCCGAGTTCGTCGGTCCGGCGTACGTGAAGACCGTGCTCGCGCCCCTCGCCGGCGTCCCCATCGCGCCGGCCGGCGGGGTCACCGAGGCGAACGTCGCGGAGTGGTTCGAGGCGGGCGTGTGCTCGGTCGGGGTCGGGAGCGCCATCACGAAGGCCGCTCGCGGCACCGGCGACTACACCCGCGTCGTCGATGCAGCGCGCGGGTTCCTCGCGGCGGTCGCCCAAGCGCGCGCCTGA
- a CDS encoding AAA family ATPase yields MERMRPTAIIFIGTAGSGKSSVSKMAARELRAAYLDKDTMVTPLTELVLRERGEDPQQRESSAYYREAVFPAEYTALMRTAADNLRLGIPVVIDAPFFAFLGDASYLRRAKAESGWPESDVFVVRVVAADHIVRERLVSRGLSRDRWKLDHWDEYLAMMQGVRCTWDGAVHLELDNSGPQPDLAVLEEAIRTAGRG; encoded by the coding sequence ATGGAGCGCATGCGCCCGACGGCGATCATCTTCATCGGCACCGCCGGCTCGGGGAAGTCGAGCGTCAGCAAGATGGCGGCGCGCGAGCTCCGCGCGGCATACCTCGACAAAGACACCATGGTCACCCCGCTCACCGAGTTGGTGCTGCGCGAGCGCGGCGAGGATCCGCAGCAACGGGAGAGCAGCGCCTACTACCGTGAAGCCGTCTTCCCGGCCGAGTACACCGCGCTCATGCGCACCGCGGCCGACAACCTTCGCCTCGGGATCCCGGTCGTGATCGACGCCCCCTTCTTCGCGTTTCTCGGGGACGCCTCATACCTGCGCCGCGCGAAGGCCGAGTCCGGCTGGCCGGAGAGCGACGTCTTCGTCGTGCGCGTCGTCGCGGCCGACCACATCGTGCGGGAACGCCTGGTCTCCCGCGGACTGTCGCGCGATCGCTGGAAGCTCGATCACTGGGACGAGTACCTGGCCATGATGCAGGGGGTGCGATGCACCTGGGACGGCGCGGTGCACCTCGAGCTGGACAACAGCGGCCCGCAGCCCGATCTCGCCGTGCTCGAGGAGGCGATCCGGACGGCGGGCCGCGGATGA
- a CDS encoding Gfo/Idh/MocA family protein → MTDRLRVGVVGAGNIAAIAQLPSLAGREDVELTALVSRRPDPSDLVQRWGFRAAYHTVEAMLDAERLDAVFVLTPRSEHVHGVESALTAGVDVFCEKPLATATADAVRLADLADETGRLLMVGFNRRFAPTYQEGRAAFGDAGSTFCVAQKNRNGSEYRATFENSIHMVDLMRWYCGGEVEQVAAHAAGDDPWQEEGTAALVRFDNGHTGVLMAARNAGGWEESLDAYGAATSVHIEAPDRIAVTRSGETVTREMRAEAFGWATATSTFGFRASVDHFLECVRDRTQPLTSGREAARTQELLDRILEVAGLPTAEQPGRAWSSHAVR, encoded by the coding sequence ATGACCGACAGGTTGCGGGTGGGAGTGGTCGGGGCCGGCAACATCGCCGCGATCGCGCAGCTGCCCTCGTTGGCGGGACGTGAGGATGTCGAGCTGACCGCGCTCGTCTCGCGGAGGCCCGACCCGTCGGATCTCGTGCAGCGATGGGGATTCCGTGCGGCGTACCACACGGTCGAGGCGATGCTCGACGCCGAGCGGCTGGACGCCGTGTTCGTCCTGACGCCACGATCCGAGCACGTGCACGGGGTGGAGTCGGCGCTCACCGCCGGGGTCGACGTGTTCTGCGAGAAACCGCTGGCCACCGCGACCGCCGACGCCGTGCGGCTCGCGGACCTGGCCGACGAGACGGGGCGTCTGCTGATGGTGGGGTTCAATCGTCGCTTCGCGCCGACGTACCAGGAGGGGCGCGCCGCGTTCGGTGACGCCGGGTCGACCTTCTGTGTCGCGCAGAAGAATCGCAACGGCTCGGAGTACCGGGCGACGTTCGAGAACTCGATCCACATGGTCGATTTGATGCGCTGGTACTGCGGCGGCGAGGTCGAGCAGGTCGCGGCGCATGCCGCCGGAGACGACCCCTGGCAGGAGGAGGGCACTGCGGCGCTGGTCCGGTTCGACAACGGCCACACCGGCGTGCTCATGGCGGCGCGGAACGCGGGCGGGTGGGAGGAATCGCTCGACGCGTACGGCGCGGCCACGTCGGTGCACATCGAAGCGCCCGACCGCATCGCCGTGACGCGGTCGGGAGAGACCGTCACGCGCGAGATGCGCGCCGAAGCCTTCGGATGGGCGACGGCCACCTCGACCTTCGGCTTCCGGGCCTCGGTCGATCACTTCCTCGAGTGCGTCCGTGACCGAACCCAGCCGCTCACGTCCGGCCGCGAGGCTGCGCGGACTCAGGAGCTGCTCGACCGCATCCTCGAGGTCGCCGGCCTGCCGACGGCCGAGCAACCCGGCAGGGCGTGGTCGAGCCACGCGGTGCGGTGA
- a CDS encoding VOC family protein: MTVPDLEEAVAFFVEVLGAEELYRSTRGPDAGFIPENFEMPADASLTLAMLRMPPNLNIEVFEWRGAELRTDRPRHGDAGGHHLAFVVDDVDAAVAHLERVPGVRILGGVKQVAGDSPRVAGNRWTYLVAPWGLMIELVDRSRVADPPRFVGPEDWKDR; the protein is encoded by the coding sequence GTGACGGTCCCGGACCTCGAAGAGGCGGTCGCCTTCTTCGTCGAGGTGCTCGGTGCCGAGGAGCTCTACCGGTCGACCCGCGGACCGGACGCGGGCTTCATTCCTGAGAACTTCGAGATGCCGGCGGATGCCTCGCTCACCCTGGCGATGCTCCGGATGCCGCCCAACCTGAACATCGAGGTGTTCGAATGGCGCGGCGCCGAGCTGAGAACGGATCGGCCCCGGCATGGGGATGCCGGCGGGCACCACCTCGCGTTCGTCGTCGACGACGTCGACGCCGCGGTCGCGCATCTGGAGCGGGTCCCCGGTGTCCGCATCCTCGGTGGGGTGAAGCAGGTGGCCGGCGACAGCCCACGCGTGGCCGGCAACCGATGGACCTATCTCGTCGCCCCGTGGGGGCTCATGATCGAACTCGTCGACCGATCGCGTGTGGCGGACCCGCCTCGCTTCGTCGGTCCCGAAGATTGGAAGGATCGATGA
- a CDS encoding LLM class flavin-dependent oxidoreductase encodes MTNLKVGIYLPSFGYAKDGIDHAERLRQWCIRAEELGFDSIWVTDHMLRARNMYAYTWIEPLTALAFAAAVTKKVTLGTGVLLLPLRHPVLLAKTLSSLQQMSNDRFILGAGTGWYHPEMYAMGTLPKERGRRTDEVLDITRRLMSGEELTYEGKFYSLNDVHIEPSPVPLPVWVGGGSQVSGDQSVEKPELNPAVKRRIVNSDGWFSRPSAQPEQVADDWKLVAEALVEEGRNPDDMVIAHGQWLHLTEEDDPAAARKIQHQMAAEVLGDGRDTEHLERSYMFGTLDEVVAQCQARVDVGVEHLIIHPYTDDPAQLELWGSELLPKLKAMQVSRPVL; translated from the coding sequence ATGACCAACCTGAAAGTCGGAATCTATCTGCCGAGCTTCGGCTACGCGAAGGACGGAATCGACCACGCGGAACGGCTTCGCCAATGGTGCATCCGCGCCGAGGAGCTCGGATTCGACTCGATCTGGGTGACGGACCACATGCTGCGTGCCCGCAACATGTACGCATACACCTGGATCGAGCCGCTCACCGCCCTGGCCTTCGCGGCCGCCGTGACCAAGAAGGTCACGCTCGGCACCGGCGTGCTGCTGCTGCCCCTCCGCCACCCCGTGCTGCTCGCCAAGACGCTCTCGAGCCTGCAGCAGATGTCGAACGACCGTTTCATCCTGGGCGCAGGCACCGGCTGGTACCACCCGGAGATGTACGCCATGGGCACCCTTCCCAAGGAGCGCGGCCGGCGCACGGACGAGGTGCTCGACATCACGCGCCGGCTCATGTCCGGCGAGGAGCTGACGTACGAGGGCAAGTTCTACTCGCTGAACGACGTGCACATCGAGCCCTCTCCCGTGCCGCTTCCCGTGTGGGTCGGCGGCGGCAGCCAGGTCTCCGGTGACCAGTCGGTGGAGAAGCCCGAGCTGAACCCCGCGGTGAAACGGCGCATCGTGAACTCCGACGGATGGTTCTCTCGGCCGAGCGCGCAGCCCGAGCAGGTCGCCGACGACTGGAAGCTGGTCGCGGAGGCGCTCGTCGAGGAGGGCAGGAACCCGGACGACATGGTCATCGCCCACGGGCAGTGGCTGCACCTCACCGAGGAGGACGACCCTGCGGCCGCCAGGAAGATCCAGCATCAGATGGCCGCCGAGGTCCTGGGTGACGGCCGCGACACGGAGCACCTCGAACGCTCCTACATGTTCGGGACGCTGGATGAAGTGGTCGCGCAGTGCCAGGCCAGGGTCGACGTCGGCGTCGAACACCTCATCATCCACCCCTACACCGACGACCCCGCGCAGCTCGAGCTGTGGGGCAGCGAGCTGCTGCCCAAGCTCAAGGCGATGCAGGTGTCGCGGCCGGTGCTGTGA
- a CDS encoding Gfo/Idh/MocA family protein: MTEPRPLRVGLVGAGVIARLAQLPVLSADPTVTIAGVVTASPDESHETVRRWPIERAYPDVDAMIADARLDALFVLTPKSAHRSFVERGLAAGLDVFCEKPLAASLDDAQAMVDAAERAPGELMVGLNRRFAELYVRARAEFAERRPDFVVGQKHRVGTEYRATLENGIHMVDLLRWFCGEAVEVTGAARADDPFREDGAAALIRFDSGAVALFAAARTAGEWDERLEAYGGGTSVRVVAPDELEISRGGERTQLHMRPRSAGWADLTETAGFAPAVRHFLHCVRAREAPLTGAREAFRSQELMERVLAAAGLPIRDAT; encoded by the coding sequence ATGACTGAACCGCGGCCGCTTCGAGTCGGGCTGGTCGGGGCGGGCGTGATCGCCCGCCTCGCCCAGCTGCCGGTGCTCAGCGCCGACCCGACGGTGACGATCGCAGGGGTGGTCACCGCATCGCCCGACGAGTCGCACGAGACCGTGCGCCGCTGGCCGATCGAACGCGCCTACCCCGACGTCGACGCCATGATCGCCGACGCCCGGTTGGACGCGCTGTTCGTGCTCACCCCGAAGTCGGCGCACCGATCGTTCGTCGAACGAGGTCTGGCCGCGGGTCTCGACGTGTTCTGCGAGAAGCCCCTGGCAGCGAGCCTCGATGATGCGCAAGCGATGGTCGACGCCGCCGAACGTGCCCCGGGTGAGCTCATGGTCGGCCTGAACCGGCGCTTCGCCGAACTCTACGTCCGGGCGCGCGCCGAGTTCGCCGAACGCCGACCCGACTTCGTCGTGGGGCAGAAGCACCGGGTCGGAACCGAGTACCGAGCAACGCTCGAGAACGGCATCCATATGGTGGACCTGCTCCGGTGGTTCTGCGGCGAGGCCGTGGAGGTGACCGGAGCAGCGCGCGCCGACGACCCCTTCCGCGAAGACGGCGCCGCGGCCCTGATCCGCTTCGACTCAGGAGCCGTCGCCCTGTTCGCCGCGGCACGCACGGCGGGAGAGTGGGACGAGCGCCTCGAAGCGTACGGCGGTGGGACGAGCGTCCGGGTCGTCGCGCCCGACGAGCTCGAGATCAGCCGTGGCGGAGAGCGCACCCAACTGCACATGCGCCCGCGATCGGCAGGGTGGGCGGACCTCACGGAGACCGCCGGCTTCGCGCCCGCCGTCCGTCATTTCCTGCACTGCGTCCGCGCACGCGAGGCACCCCTCACCGGCGCACGCGAAGCGTTCCGATCGCAAGAGCTGATGGAACGCGTGCTCGCCGCGGCCGGACTCCCGATCCGGGACGCCACCTGA
- a CDS encoding ABC transporter ATP-binding protein, whose translation MLSQDRPAATNTVTGLEIAGRQLSREFHTKDGVNVALQPTDFTIAPGEFVSVVGPSGCGKSTLMLMVAGLLQPTSGQVLINGEPLAHALTDVGIVFQDDLLLDFRTARDNILLQGKVRGLSRDQQEARTDELMAQLGVDKAKNRYPNQLSGGMRQRVSIARALVHEPSVLLMDEPFGALDALTRTQMRVDLEALWLERPKSVLFITHSVEEAVGLSDRVIVMGPSPGRIVEEIVIDLPRPRPVQMGDEEAFAEYSGQIYDIFKQLGVLHD comes from the coding sequence ATGCTGAGCCAGGACCGCCCGGCCGCCACGAACACCGTGACGGGCCTCGAGATCGCCGGTCGGCAGCTCTCGAGGGAGTTCCACACGAAGGACGGCGTGAACGTCGCACTGCAGCCGACGGACTTCACCATCGCGCCCGGGGAGTTCGTCAGCGTGGTCGGGCCGAGTGGCTGCGGGAAGAGCACCCTCATGCTCATGGTCGCAGGGCTCCTGCAGCCGACGAGCGGCCAGGTGCTGATCAACGGTGAGCCGTTGGCCCACGCGCTGACCGACGTCGGAATCGTCTTCCAGGACGACCTCCTGCTCGACTTCCGGACCGCGCGGGACAACATCCTCCTCCAGGGAAAGGTGCGCGGCCTCTCGCGTGACCAGCAGGAGGCCCGCACCGACGAGCTCATGGCGCAGCTCGGCGTCGACAAGGCGAAGAACCGATACCCCAACCAGCTGTCCGGCGGCATGCGGCAGCGCGTGTCGATCGCCCGCGCGCTCGTCCACGAGCCGTCGGTGCTGCTCATGGACGAACCCTTCGGCGCCCTCGACGCACTGACGCGCACCCAGATGCGGGTCGACCTCGAGGCGCTGTGGCTCGAGCGACCGAAATCGGTGCTGTTCATCACGCACAGCGTCGAGGAGGCGGTGGGTCTGTCCGATCGGGTGATCGTGATGGGCCCCTCGCCCGGACGGATCGTCGAGGAGATCGTCATCGACCTGCCCCGGCCGCGTCCGGTCCAGATGGGGGACGAGGAGGCGTTCGCCGAGTACTCGGGACAGATCTACGACATCTTCAAACAGCTCGGCGTGCTGCATGACTGA
- a CDS encoding ABC transporter substrate-binding protein codes for MSRTLHATTRRTRIGATLIAGASALLLAACAGSPAAPEDDPSAAPADLTDVTLTLNFLAGGPNSGFMVAQEKGYYEEAGLNVTIQEGQGSGSTASLVAQGNSEFGFADGPSAMTVASQGGDLVNIGQILQTNGFSTMSLADQGIEEVADLAGKSVGVQPGTAQSSLFDALLAANGVDKASVEVVNIDPSALVGSLLQGSVDAITAGADSQGVQLREQGADINEIMYRDAGVPTVGLSMITARSYAEENPELVSAFVEASLRGWDDARNDPAEASAIVAEQFPQGADTEAIEKQLAVDIELLCSAGSEGLGKVAPETWQETYDLLVEYLDLPTNEPIEFYYTNDYLPEELPAC; via the coding sequence ATGTCTCGCACACTGCACGCAACGACGCGTCGAACTCGAATCGGCGCGACACTGATCGCCGGCGCCTCAGCACTGCTCCTGGCCGCATGTGCCGGCTCCCCCGCGGCACCGGAGGACGACCCTTCGGCCGCACCCGCTGATCTGACCGATGTCACGCTCACCCTCAACTTCCTGGCGGGCGGGCCGAACTCGGGTTTCATGGTCGCGCAGGAGAAGGGGTACTACGAGGAGGCGGGCCTCAACGTCACCATTCAGGAGGGTCAGGGTTCCGGGTCCACCGCGTCGCTCGTCGCCCAGGGCAACTCGGAGTTCGGCTTCGCCGACGGTCCGTCGGCGATGACCGTCGCCTCGCAGGGCGGCGACCTCGTCAACATCGGCCAGATCCTCCAGACCAACGGCTTCTCGACCATGTCGCTCGCCGATCAAGGCATTGAAGAGGTCGCAGATCTCGCGGGCAAGAGCGTCGGGGTGCAGCCGGGCACGGCGCAGTCGAGCCTGTTCGACGCGCTCCTCGCGGCGAACGGCGTGGACAAGGCGAGCGTCGAGGTCGTGAACATCGACCCGTCGGCGCTCGTCGGGTCATTGCTGCAGGGCAGTGTCGATGCCATCACCGCCGGTGCAGACAGCCAGGGCGTCCAGCTCCGTGAGCAGGGCGCCGACATCAACGAGATCATGTACCGCGACGCAGGCGTGCCCACCGTGGGTCTGTCGATGATCACGGCGCGCAGCTATGCCGAGGAGAACCCGGAGCTCGTCTCGGCGTTCGTCGAGGCATCCCTTCGCGGCTGGGACGACGCGCGCAACGACCCCGCTGAAGCGTCCGCCATCGTCGCTGAGCAGTTCCCCCAGGGCGCGGACACCGAGGCCATCGAGAAGCAGCTCGCCGTCGACATCGAACTCCTGTGCTCCGCCGGGTCGGAAGGTCTCGGCAAGGTCGCGCCGGAGACCTGGCAGGAGACCTACGACCTCCTCGTCGAGTACCTCGACCTTCCGACGAACGAGCCCATCGAGTTCTACTACACGAACGACTACCTGCCCGAGGAGCTGCCAGCATGCTGA